A window of Hevea brasiliensis isolate MT/VB/25A 57/8 chromosome 14, ASM3005281v1, whole genome shotgun sequence contains these coding sequences:
- the LOC110640086 gene encoding uncharacterized protein LOC110640086 produces MALESSQVRETPNIPMLTMDPSPIVTPETPTRIRYENWSPQMKSYLSSRGLWDAIEPSSEQSQNTIVDYETWRRKNAEALTAIQACCDDGIRSMIHGITSAKMLWDTLAKFHQGYNVIDPAKLLKVFPRVVPGYPMMLWYYDNERKRFGPLHQAIHQRDWDKIQDFLKRNKDALTARITQYGSLPIHVAVANGYEEISENLIRLMSKEQLVIQDTFGQTALHLTAACGSSRITKCLVQKNKELVTIPDFRMRMPALAACIGSHKDTALHLYHCTPPDVWFPENGPHGSTLLNQSLTSGMFDIALDVLRRCPRLIITANNWNTIPLRELASMPSSFPSSCRLIFWKQWIYSRIQIQLPITSTSNDMASQNNQNGQEDVAVQVFGQSHGLVLRILKLLGIQEIYEMKLTHVYALEILRCLCREISTLDLEELPQGLVGNALFLAVKNGITEFVIEMIKANPDFVNENDFFGRGIILSAIAERQEKIFNLIYGMNIGKRRQIYMADNYGNSMLHWAAMSPPSRLDRISGAALQMQRELQWFKEVESIVTPGTKIHLNSNGESAYQLFTRNHEQLRKEGEKWMKSTATSCTVVGTLIITIMFTAAFTVPGGNIQETGFPIFLREKSFLVFIISDAISLFASSTSVLTFLGILTSRYAEEDFLKSLPTKLIIGLFMLFFSIATMMIAFCASLIIILDGRLSLVLPIILLASIPVTLFIFLQFPLLVEIFMSTYRPSIFDRKTKHWLS; encoded by the exons ATGGCTTTAGAAAGCTCTCAAGTACGAGAAACACCAAATATCCCTAT GTTAACAATGGACCCAAGTCCAATAGTGACTCCTGAAACTCCCACAAGAATTCGGTATGAAAATTGGAGTCCTCAAATGAAGTCATATCTATCAAGTAGAGGTCTTTGGGATGCTATAGAGCCAAGTTCTGAGCAATCACAGAACACCATAGTGGATTATGAGACTTGGAGAAGGAAGAATGCAGAAGCTTTAACTGCAATTCAAGCTTGCTGTGATGATGGTATCCGTTCAATGATTCACGGAATTACCTCAGCAAAAATGTTGTGGGATACGTTGGCCAAATTTCATCAAGGATACAATGTCATTGATCCAGCCAAACTCCTAAAAGTGTTTCCAAGAGTGGTTCCTGGTTACCCCATGATGCTAT GGTATTATGACAATGAGcggaaaagatttgggccattacACCAGGCTATTCACCAGCGCGATTGGGACAAGATACAAGATTTTCTAAAACGCAACAAAGATGCATTAACTGCTCGAATTACAcaatatggcagtttgcccatTCATGTTGCAGTTGCCAATGGATATGAGGAGATAAGTGAAAATTTGATTCGTTTAATGTCAAAAGAACAGTTGGTAATTCAAGACACATTTGGTCAAACAGCTTTGCATTTAACTGCTGCATGTGGGAGCAGTAGGATTACTAAATGCTTAGTTCAAAAGAATAAGGAGTTGGTCACCATTCCAGACTTTAGAATGAGAATGCCAGCTTTGGCAGCATGTATAGGAAGCCATAAAGATACCGCTCTTCATTTATACCATTGCACTCCACCAGATGTTTGGTTTCCTGAAAATGGTCCTCATGGATCTACTTTGCTCAATCAATCTCTCACTTCTGGAATGTTTG ATATTGCTTTGGATGTGCTTCGACGGTGTCCGCGTTTAATTATTACTGCAAACAATTGGAATACCATCCCATTGCGCGAGTTGGCCTCAATGCCTTCATCATTCCCAAGTTCTTGTCGGCTCATATTTTGGAAACAATGGATTTATTCAC GTATACAAATACAATTACCCATAACCTCAACTAGCAATGATATGGCGTCTCAAAACAACCAAAATGGACAAGAAGACGTTGCGGTGCAAG TGTTTGGTCAATCTCATGGACTTGTTTTgcgaatattaaaattattag GAATCCAGGAAATATATGAGATGAAGTTGACCCATGTCTATGCGCTTGAAATTCTACGCTGCCTCTGCAGAGAAATATCAACTTTAGATCTTGAGGAGCTTCCACAGGGTCTAGTAGGAAATGCACTTTTTCTGGCTGTCAAGAACGGGATAACTGAATTTGTGATTGAGATGATTAAAGCTAATCCCGATTTTGTCAATGAAAATGACTTCTTTGGAAGAGGCATAATATTGTCAGCAATTGCAGAACGCCAAGAAAAGATTTTTAACCTCATATATGGCATGAATATAGGAAAACGGAGACAGATTTACATGGCTGATAACTACGGCAATTCCATGTTACATTGGGCAGCAATGTCACCTCCCTCACGGCTTGATCGCATATCAGGCGCAGCTCTGCAAATGCAAAGAGAATTACAGTGGTTTAAG GAGGTAGAGAGTATTGTGACACCTGGTACTAAAATACATCTCAATAGCAATGGTGAATCAGCTTATCAACTTTTCACTAGGAACCATGAGCAGCTGAGGAAAGAGGGGGAGAAATGGATGAAAAGCACTGCAACTTCTTGTACAGTAGTAGGCACCCTTATCATTACCATTATGTTTACTGCGGCATTTACCGTTCCTGGTGGAAATATTCAAGAAACTGGCTTTCCAATATTCTTGCGTGAGAAATCTTTTTTGGTTTTCATAATCTCGGATGCAATTTCGCTCTTTGCTTCCTCAACTTCAGTACTGACATTTCTAGGGATCCTTACGTCACGTTATGCAGAGGAAGATTTCCTTAAATCCTTACCCACGAAGTTAATTATTGGCCTTTTCATGCTTTTCTTCTCTATAGCAACCATGATGATTGCCTTTTGTGCTTCTCTTATAATTATTTTAGATGGTAGGCTATCGCTTGTCCTTCCAATAATTTTGCTTGCTAGCATTCCTGTCACCCTCTTCATATTTCTGCAATTTCCCCTGCTTGTTGAGATCTTCATGTCTACATATAGACCAAGCATCTTTGACAGGAAAACGAAGCATTGGTTATCCTAA